A single Microbacterium protaetiae DNA region contains:
- a CDS encoding rhamnulokinase, which translates to MSVGDLAAIDLGATSGRVIVGRVGADVLEASQVARFVNTPVHAGDGLHWDVLALYGGAVDGLRKALRTHPEIASIGVDAWAVDYALLREGRMLGNPFHYRDERCERGVAKVHERMPHPELFARNGLQFLPFNTLYQFAAEDPAVLRVADTALLIPDLVAYWLTGRAVAERTNASTTGLLRGGEWDDELIGGLGFPRGILPELVSPGDRIGMLRPDVAAALGAGSGLPVTAVGTHDTASAVVAVPMQAEHAAYISCGTWGLVGVEVPSPVLTPDALAANFTNEGGVDGRIRLLHNVMGLWVLSETVRGWERDGHAVDLPALLAAAAAIDTAPVFDIEDPRFLPPGDMPARIDAWCAEHDIAAPQTRAEYARSIVESLALAFTDAVAAASRISGVEVRTIHIVGGGALNELLCQRTADRAGLPVLAGPVEATALGNLLVQARAAGFVSGSLEALRDLVARTHAPRRFAPRS; encoded by the coding sequence ATGAGCGTGGGCGATCTCGCCGCTATCGACCTGGGCGCCACGAGCGGACGGGTCATCGTCGGCCGCGTCGGCGCCGATGTGCTCGAGGCATCCCAGGTCGCGCGATTCGTGAACACCCCGGTGCACGCCGGCGACGGCCTGCACTGGGATGTGCTTGCGCTGTACGGCGGCGCCGTCGATGGGCTGCGCAAGGCGTTGCGCACGCACCCCGAGATCGCCTCCATCGGCGTGGACGCGTGGGCGGTCGACTACGCGCTGCTGCGCGAGGGACGCATGCTCGGCAACCCGTTCCACTACCGCGACGAGCGGTGCGAACGCGGCGTCGCGAAGGTACACGAGCGGATGCCGCATCCCGAACTGTTCGCTCGCAACGGGCTGCAGTTCCTGCCGTTCAACACGCTCTACCAGTTCGCCGCCGAAGACCCGGCGGTGCTCCGGGTCGCCGACACGGCGCTGCTGATCCCCGACCTGGTCGCGTATTGGCTCACCGGTCGCGCGGTCGCCGAACGCACAAACGCGTCGACCACCGGCCTGCTGCGGGGCGGCGAATGGGACGACGAACTCATCGGCGGGCTGGGGTTTCCGCGCGGCATCCTGCCCGAGCTGGTCTCACCCGGGGACCGGATCGGGATGCTGCGCCCCGACGTGGCCGCCGCTCTCGGCGCGGGTTCGGGCCTGCCCGTGACCGCGGTGGGCACGCACGACACAGCATCGGCCGTTGTGGCGGTGCCCATGCAGGCCGAGCACGCCGCGTACATCTCGTGCGGCACGTGGGGGCTGGTGGGCGTCGAAGTACCCTCTCCCGTGCTGACGCCCGATGCGCTCGCGGCGAACTTCACGAACGAGGGCGGCGTCGACGGCCGCATCCGACTGCTGCACAATGTCATGGGCCTGTGGGTGCTCAGCGAGACGGTGCGCGGCTGGGAGCGCGACGGTCACGCCGTCGATCTGCCGGCGCTGCTGGCTGCTGCGGCCGCCATCGACACCGCGCCGGTGTTCGACATCGAGGATCCGCGCTTTCTGCCGCCCGGCGACATGCCCGCGCGCATCGACGCGTGGTGCGCCGAGCACGATATCGCCGCGCCCCAAACGCGAGCCGAGTACGCCCGGTCGATCGTCGAGTCGCTCGCACTGGCATTCACCGACGCTGTGGCTGCGGCATCCCGAATCTCGGGCGTCGAGGTGCGCACCATCCACATCGTCGGCGGCGGGGCGCTGAACGAGCTGCTCTGCCAGCGCACGGCCGACCGCGCGGGGCTGCCGGTGCTCGCGGGGCCTGTCGAGGCCACAGCCCTCGGCAATCTGCTCGTCCAGGCCCGGGCGGCCGGGTTCGTCAGTGGGTCGCTCGAAGCGCTGCGCGACCTCGTCGCCCGCACGCACGCGCCGCGTCGGTTCGCGCCGCGCAGCTGA
- a CDS encoding enterochelin esterase domain-containing protein codes for MPTAVDDAEPHGVPRDAAGGPIRSDAAAHERLRRGIHPDRISASWPVIGEPIEQDGRMLHPVTFVAEAVAGHEVMVHLNGVTDAHRENIVPALMEPVAGGRHALTYLLPADLRVSYRFAADASLPRDAGRTREGWRRIHELGRTDPRNPDTIPNPLGTMSSVLTMPRAPRHPAWDAAAVDEPPLSTVHLSEHAATVVHGDPSRVLMLFDGEWWEQLGIAAALVRVGGPTTVLVPSGSLARRAQLLPDPERLLPHLLDEVVPAVAAVIGGWDAARTVVAGQSLGGLAAALTVCLRPDIAGTAIVQSGSFPHRAGQSLRPPAGQVGDLVRSLAGSRIQGRFLVQAGTEEPALLPAAEAFTAAARRAGGDAALRVYTGGHDFAWWRIGLFDALDAL; via the coding sequence ATGCCGACCGCAGTCGACGACGCCGAGCCCCACGGCGTGCCGCGGGATGCGGCAGGCGGCCCGATCCGCTCCGATGCCGCCGCGCACGAGCGGCTGCGCCGCGGCATCCATCCCGATCGGATCAGCGCGTCGTGGCCGGTCATCGGCGAGCCGATCGAACAAGACGGGCGGATGCTGCACCCGGTCACTTTCGTCGCCGAGGCCGTTGCCGGACACGAGGTGATGGTCCACCTCAACGGCGTGACCGATGCTCACCGAGAGAACATCGTGCCGGCGCTGATGGAACCGGTCGCCGGCGGCCGGCACGCGCTCACCTATCTGCTGCCGGCGGATCTGCGGGTCAGCTACCGGTTCGCCGCCGACGCGTCACTGCCGCGCGACGCGGGGCGCACGCGGGAAGGATGGCGGCGCATCCACGAGCTCGGGCGCACCGACCCGCGCAACCCCGACACGATCCCCAATCCGCTGGGGACGATGTCGTCGGTGCTCACGATGCCGCGCGCGCCGCGGCACCCTGCCTGGGATGCCGCGGCAGTCGACGAGCCGCCGCTGAGCACCGTGCACCTGTCCGAGCACGCGGCCACCGTGGTGCATGGCGACCCGTCACGGGTGCTGATGCTGTTCGACGGCGAATGGTGGGAGCAGCTCGGCATCGCCGCGGCGCTGGTGCGCGTGGGCGGGCCGACGACCGTGCTGGTGCCCTCGGGTTCGCTCGCTCGGCGTGCGCAGCTGCTTCCCGACCCGGAGCGGCTGCTGCCGCACCTGCTCGATGAGGTCGTGCCTGCTGTCGCCGCCGTCATCGGCGGATGGGATGCCGCGCGCACCGTTGTGGCCGGTCAGAGCCTCGGTGGGCTCGCCGCTGCGCTCACGGTGTGCCTGCGCCCCGACATTGCCGGCACTGCCATCGTGCAGTCGGGGTCGTTCCCTCACCGCGCCGGGCAGTCGCTGCGGCCACCAGCGGGGCAGGTCGGCGACCTGGTGCGTTCGCTGGCCGGATCGCGGATCCAGGGGCGGTTTCTGGTGCAGGCCGGCACCGAGGAACCCGCGTTGCTGCCGGCGGCCGAGGCCTTCACCGCGGCGGCCCGGCGCGCCGGGGGCGATGCCGCGCTGCGCGTGTACACCGGTGGGCACGACTTCGCGTGGTGGCGGATCGGGCTGTTCGACGCGCTCGACGCGCTCTGA
- a CDS encoding MATE family efflux transporter, translated as MATTLTTGRPWRVILLFAVPLLIGNVVQQLYQFADTIVVGRHLGVDALAAVGATGSLLFLLLGFAWGMTSGFAIPTAQAFGARDYARVRRSVASGAILTGITTVVITVVAPLIARPVLQLLQTPSVLLDQATVFTQVSFLGAGATMFFNFFAAIIRAIGDSRTPLVFLTVACGLNVVLVLLFVGVLEFGVAGAALATVVSQAVSVLLCLEYVRRRVPVLHVHRGDWRVSRGDLALHLRLGLPMGFQASIIAIGTLTVQVALNRLGADAVAAYTTASRVDSIAVAFLQSLGLAVSMYAAQNLGGRRPDRIRRGVVQATGMAIVISLALGALLIGFGTQMVRIFIGSGSDEVVHLAHLMLIVNGVSYCALGVLFVLRGALQGIGHTFIPTATGVIELVMRVAAAIVLGALMGYVGVVMSNPLAWLGAAALLIPAYVREHRRLAKLPVAPELATETSAIAVIGPTDGSMVVDAVITQPVPVVARRRLRRKVGAGR; from the coding sequence ATGGCCACCACTCTCACCACGGGTCGCCCGTGGCGCGTCATTCTGCTGTTCGCCGTGCCATTGCTGATCGGCAACGTCGTGCAGCAGCTCTACCAGTTCGCCGACACGATAGTGGTCGGTCGCCACCTCGGGGTGGATGCGCTGGCCGCGGTCGGGGCGACCGGTAGCCTGCTGTTCCTGCTGCTCGGCTTCGCGTGGGGCATGACCAGTGGGTTCGCCATTCCCACCGCGCAGGCGTTCGGCGCCCGCGACTATGCGCGCGTGCGCCGGTCGGTGGCCTCCGGCGCGATCCTCACCGGAATCACGACGGTCGTCATCACGGTCGTCGCCCCGTTGATAGCGCGCCCGGTGCTGCAGCTGCTGCAGACGCCGTCGGTGCTGCTGGATCAGGCGACGGTGTTCACCCAGGTGAGCTTCCTGGGTGCGGGCGCGACGATGTTCTTCAATTTCTTCGCCGCCATCATCCGTGCAATCGGCGACTCGCGCACCCCGCTGGTGTTCCTCACGGTGGCGTGCGGACTGAACGTCGTGCTCGTGCTGCTGTTCGTCGGCGTACTCGAGTTCGGCGTGGCAGGGGCAGCCCTGGCCACGGTCGTCTCGCAGGCGGTCTCGGTGCTGCTGTGCCTGGAGTACGTGCGCCGCCGCGTGCCGGTGCTGCACGTGCACCGGGGTGACTGGCGGGTCTCGCGGGGCGACCTCGCACTGCACCTGCGCCTGGGCCTGCCGATGGGCTTTCAGGCCTCGATCATTGCGATCGGCACCCTGACGGTGCAGGTCGCGTTGAATCGGCTGGGCGCCGATGCCGTCGCCGCCTACACGACGGCGTCGCGCGTCGACAGCATCGCGGTCGCCTTCTTGCAGTCTCTGGGGCTTGCCGTCTCGATGTACGCCGCCCAGAACCTGGGCGGACGCCGCCCCGACCGCATCCGCCGTGGTGTGGTGCAGGCCACCGGAATGGCCATCGTCATCTCGCTCGCCCTCGGCGCTCTGCTGATCGGGTTCGGCACCCAGATGGTGCGCATCTTCATCGGCTCGGGCTCTGACGAGGTGGTCCATCTCGCACATCTCATGCTCATCGTGAACGGGGTGAGCTACTGCGCACTGGGCGTGCTGTTCGTGCTGCGGGGTGCCCTGCAGGGCATCGGACACACCTTCATTCCCACCGCGACCGGGGTCATCGAGCTGGTCATGCGCGTGGCCGCCGCTATTGTGCTCGGCGCACTGATGGGGTATGTCGGGGTGGTCATGAGCAACCCGCTGGCCTGGCTGGGCGCGGCGGCGCTGCTGATCCCCGCGTATGTACGCGAGCATCGTCGCCTCGCGAAGCTGCCGGTGGCCCCCGAACTGGCCACCGAGACCAGCGCGATCGCCGTGATCGGCCCCACCGATGGGTCGATGGTCGTCGACGCGGTCATCACGCAGCCGGTGCCTGTGGTGGCCCGGCGGCGCCTGCGACGCAAGGTGGGCGCCGGGCGCTGA
- a CDS encoding molybdopterin-dependent oxidoreductase, whose translation MGGSTAWRAFLAGIAAVVLGAGIGELAAAAFAPASSPLAAIGDVLIDLAPPWAKEWAIGLFGTSDKLALLIAIALVLLAVAGALGLLEARFARIGVLLCAALGIVGIAAASSRADATGLAWAPSAVAGAAAAFTIGPLVRRAGAAPGEPAAQDGAAGMDRRRFFAWAGAATVIGVAAAVGGSLLQTGARTVTAARRALHLPVPARAAAPIPPGAELRVPGLAPLVTPNERFYRIDTALLVPQVDPAQWSLRIHGMVDHEVTLTWAQLLALPLQESYTTLACVSNEVGGELIGNAKWLGYPIRHLLAQAGPHADADMVLSRSADGFTAGTPLEVLTDQRDAVLAVGMNDEPLPLEHGFPVRMVVPGLYGYVSATKWVVDLEVTRFDRATGYWTTQGWAPRGPIKLESRIDVPGAVDTVAAGPTVIAGVAWQQHVGVSRVEVSIDDGAWQTAELASAISDDTWVQWRLPWTATSGHHVIRCRATSRSGQVQTARQAPPAPDGATGWPQVTVQVP comes from the coding sequence GTGGGCGGCTCGACGGCGTGGCGTGCGTTCCTGGCAGGAATCGCGGCCGTCGTGCTGGGCGCGGGGATCGGCGAACTCGCCGCCGCGGCCTTCGCGCCGGCATCCAGCCCCCTCGCTGCCATCGGCGACGTGCTCATCGATCTCGCCCCGCCCTGGGCGAAAGAGTGGGCCATCGGCCTGTTCGGCACGTCGGACAAGCTCGCCCTGTTGATCGCGATCGCCCTTGTGCTGCTTGCCGTCGCGGGCGCACTCGGGCTGCTGGAAGCGCGCTTTGCGCGCATCGGGGTACTCCTGTGCGCGGCGCTGGGCATCGTGGGCATCGCCGCAGCATCGTCGCGAGCGGATGCCACGGGTCTCGCGTGGGCACCCTCGGCAGTCGCCGGCGCCGCGGCAGCATTCACGATCGGCCCCCTCGTGCGGCGCGCGGGGGCGGCACCCGGTGAGCCGGCAGCGCAGGATGGCGCCGCCGGCATGGACAGGCGGCGCTTCTTCGCCTGGGCGGGGGCGGCCACCGTGATCGGCGTGGCGGCGGCGGTCGGCGGCTCGCTCCTGCAGACCGGGGCACGCACCGTCACGGCCGCGCGCCGTGCGCTGCACCTGCCCGTGCCCGCACGAGCGGCAGCGCCGATTCCCCCCGGCGCCGAGCTGCGCGTTCCCGGTCTGGCGCCGCTGGTCACCCCCAACGAGCGCTTCTACCGGATCGACACGGCCCTGCTGGTGCCGCAGGTCGACCCTGCGCAGTGGTCGCTGCGCATACATGGCATGGTCGATCACGAGGTGACACTGACCTGGGCGCAGTTGCTCGCGCTGCCGCTTCAAGAGAGCTACACGACCCTCGCCTGTGTGTCGAACGAGGTCGGCGGCGAGCTCATCGGCAACGCGAAGTGGCTGGGGTACCCGATTCGACATCTGCTGGCGCAGGCGGGCCCGCATGCCGATGCCGACATGGTGCTGTCGCGCTCTGCCGACGGCTTCACGGCGGGCACGCCGCTCGAGGTGCTCACCGACCAGCGCGATGCTGTTCTCGCCGTCGGCATGAACGACGAGCCGCTGCCGCTCGAACACGGGTTTCCGGTGCGCATGGTCGTGCCGGGGCTGTACGGTTACGTGTCGGCGACCAAGTGGGTGGTTGACCTTGAGGTCACCCGGTTCGACCGCGCCACCGGATACTGGACCACGCAGGGATGGGCGCCGCGCGGGCCCATCAAGCTCGAGTCGCGCATCGACGTGCCCGGCGCCGTCGACACCGTCGCCGCCGGTCCGACCGTGATCGCCGGCGTGGCCTGGCAGCAGCACGTCGGGGTGTCGCGCGTCGAGGTCTCGATCGACGATGGGGCGTGGCAGACAGCCGAGCTCGCCTCGGCGATCTCCGACGACACCTGGGTGCAGTGGCGCCTCCCCTGGACGGCGACCTCCGGTCACCATGTCATCCGCTGCCGGGCGACCAGCCGCTCCGGGCAGGTGCAGACCGCGCGGCAGGCGCCGCCGGCGCCCGACGGTGCCACCGGATGGCCGCAAGTCACCGTGCAGGTGCCGTGA
- the rocD gene encoding ornithine--oxo-acid transaminase → MSAAPTLDTKAVRIIRTEDDHLAHNYEPLPVVVATGEGAWVTDVEGKRYLDLLSAYSALNFGHRHPALIAAATEQLGRLTLTSRAFHNDRLGAFATALAALCDKDLVLPMNTGAEAVETGIKVARAWAYRVKGVGVDAATVVVANGNFHGRTTTIVGFSDDATARDGFGPFTPGFVSVPYGDAAAIEAAITPETAAVLIEPIQGEAGVIIPPEGYLREVREICTRHNVLFIADEIQSGLGRVGTTFACDREDVVPDIYLLGKALGGGIVPVSAVAADREVLGVIRPGEHGSTFGGNPLAAAVGLRVVEMLEAGEFQQRATALGAHLKTRLDELVTHGVTEVRVAGLWAGVDIDPQIGTGREVAERLLSRGVLVKDTHGQTIRIAPPLVIRATELDWAIEQLKVVLEG, encoded by the coding sequence ATGAGCGCTGCACCCACTCTCGACACGAAGGCGGTGCGCATCATCCGTACCGAAGACGACCACCTCGCCCACAACTACGAGCCTTTGCCGGTGGTCGTGGCCACCGGTGAGGGTGCGTGGGTCACCGACGTCGAAGGCAAGCGCTATCTCGACCTGCTCTCGGCATACTCGGCGCTGAACTTCGGGCACCGGCATCCTGCCCTCATCGCCGCCGCCACCGAGCAGCTCGGCCGGCTCACTCTCACCAGCCGCGCCTTCCACAACGACCGGCTCGGTGCCTTCGCCACCGCGCTGGCCGCGCTGTGCGACAAAGACCTCGTGCTGCCCATGAACACGGGCGCCGAAGCTGTCGAGACCGGCATCAAGGTCGCGCGCGCGTGGGCTTACCGGGTCAAGGGTGTGGGGGTGGATGCCGCGACCGTCGTGGTCGCGAACGGCAACTTCCACGGCCGCACCACCACGATCGTCGGGTTCAGCGACGATGCGACCGCGCGTGACGGGTTCGGCCCCTTCACCCCGGGGTTCGTCTCGGTGCCGTACGGTGACGCCGCCGCCATCGAGGCGGCGATCACGCCCGAGACGGCTGCCGTGCTGATCGAGCCGATTCAGGGCGAGGCCGGCGTGATCATTCCGCCCGAGGGCTATCTGCGCGAGGTGCGCGAGATCTGCACGCGTCACAACGTGCTGTTCATCGCCGACGAGATCCAGTCGGGGCTGGGGCGGGTCGGCACGACCTTCGCCTGCGACCGAGAAGACGTGGTGCCCGACATCTATCTGCTGGGCAAGGCGCTGGGTGGCGGCATCGTGCCGGTCTCGGCCGTGGCCGCCGATCGCGAGGTTCTCGGTGTGATCCGACCGGGTGAGCACGGCTCGACGTTCGGCGGAAACCCGCTGGCCGCGGCGGTCGGCCTGCGCGTGGTCGAGATGCTCGAGGCGGGGGAGTTCCAGCAGCGCGCGACGGCGCTGGGTGCACACCTGAAGACCAGGCTCGACGAGCTGGTCACACACGGCGTCACCGAGGTGCGCGTGGCCGGGCTGTGGGCAGGCGTCGACATCGACCCGCAGATCGGAACCGGTCGCGAGGTCGCCGAGCGACTGCTCTCTCGCGGCGTGCTCGTGAAGGACACGCACGGCCAGACGATCCGCATCGCTCCGCCGCTGGTGATCCGTGCGACCGAGCTGGACTGGGCCATCGAACAGCTGAAGGTCGTGCTCGAAGGCTGA
- the ddaH gene encoding dimethylargininase encodes MSLQNTAAPEAGQAAASTRIQQHRRYLMCKPEHFTVSYEINPWMHKALPTDTAKAVRQWQTLYDTYLSLGHEVELIDPVAGLPDMVYTANGGFIVDGTALGVKFSVDERRGEERPFMDWFAAHGFEVVEPVAVQEGEGDILLAGETILAGYGFRSSIDSHREIADVFGREVVSLHLVNPEFYHLDTAISVLDPVVGADGVDKANIAYLPGAFDATSRGILEERFPDAIRVADADGAVFGLNSASDGRNVFISPRAAGYDAQLRERGYHPVHIDLSELLRGGGGIKCCTLELRGATR; translated from the coding sequence ATGTCCCTGCAGAACACCGCTGCACCCGAGGCGGGCCAGGCCGCGGCATCCACCCGTATTCAGCAGCACCGGCGATACCTGATGTGCAAACCGGAGCACTTCACGGTCAGCTACGAGATCAACCCGTGGATGCACAAGGCGCTGCCCACCGACACAGCCAAGGCGGTGCGGCAATGGCAGACGCTGTACGACACGTACCTTTCGCTCGGCCACGAGGTCGAGCTGATCGACCCGGTGGCGGGCCTTCCCGACATGGTCTACACCGCCAACGGCGGCTTCATCGTCGACGGCACCGCGCTCGGCGTCAAGTTCAGCGTCGATGAGCGCCGCGGCGAAGAGCGCCCGTTCATGGATTGGTTCGCTGCGCACGGCTTCGAGGTCGTCGAACCCGTCGCCGTGCAAGAGGGCGAGGGCGACATCCTGCTGGCCGGCGAGACGATTCTGGCCGGGTACGGATTCCGCTCGTCGATCGACAGCCACCGCGAGATCGCCGACGTCTTCGGCCGCGAGGTCGTCTCGCTGCACCTGGTGAACCCCGAGTTCTACCACCTCGACACCGCCATCAGCGTGCTCGACCCGGTGGTCGGTGCCGACGGCGTCGACAAGGCCAACATCGCCTACCTGCCGGGCGCTTTCGATGCGACAAGTCGCGGAATCCTCGAGGAGCGCTTTCCCGATGCCATCCGCGTCGCCGATGCCGACGGCGCCGTGTTCGGACTGAACTCGGCCAGCGATGGCCGCAACGTCTTCATCTCGCCGCGCGCGGCCGGCTACGACGCCCAGCTGCGCGAGCGCGGCTACCACCCGGTGCACATCGACCTGTCCGAACTGCTGCGCGGCGGTGGCGGGATCAAGTGCTGCACCCTTGAACTGCGAGGAGCGACCCGATGA
- a CDS encoding HNH endonuclease signature motif containing protein: MSTTTSLSPALTELDEIVDDLRQSRERAAAAFASEMFFFERIAGVVDKREQERAAQHEGARTRSSQLGMREVFAEIGAALRLSEWQVARKVSIAWTLTNQFHETLCDASCGQISPEHANLIAEAGVVIEDDGVRREYEAVALDMAAEMTPGQLKSALSGLVVRLDPEGTERRVQEAMKRRKVSLRELEPGMVRFTADVPTAQGVGAYNRMRDLATEIFDDNAAEKAATADGPDSDDDEEPVYDERTHAQIMADVFCDLLLTSAAHGHGADEHTRDVLNAIAPTVHVTVPATALAGETVGGASVAGFGPIDDETAKHLAAMAPAWIRVFTDPCSGVPISVDRYRPSARQRLFLEVRDEQCRFPGCRRRARKCDIDHTRAHAEGGPTCLCNLEHLCERHHTLKHETDWLVDQLPGGILRWTAPTLRTHVTRPPGTVRFDPVALIDPDPHLKHQLRQALARDPAPF, translated from the coding sequence ATGTCAACGACGACGAGCCTGTCTCCTGCTCTCACCGAGCTCGACGAGATCGTCGACGACCTTCGCCAGTCGCGAGAGCGAGCCGCTGCCGCATTCGCCTCTGAGATGTTCTTCTTCGAACGCATCGCCGGCGTCGTCGACAAGCGTGAGCAAGAGCGTGCCGCGCAGCATGAGGGCGCCCGCACCCGCTCATCCCAGCTGGGCATGCGCGAGGTGTTCGCCGAGATCGGGGCCGCGCTGAGGTTGAGCGAGTGGCAGGTCGCGCGAAAGGTGTCGATCGCGTGGACGTTGACGAATCAGTTCCACGAGACGCTGTGCGACGCCAGCTGCGGGCAGATCTCCCCCGAGCACGCGAACCTGATCGCCGAGGCCGGTGTCGTGATCGAAGACGACGGCGTACGGCGCGAATACGAGGCCGTCGCCCTCGACATGGCGGCAGAGATGACTCCGGGCCAGTTGAAGTCCGCATTGAGCGGTCTTGTCGTACGCCTCGATCCCGAAGGCACCGAGCGACGTGTGCAAGAAGCCATGAAGCGCCGCAAGGTGTCCCTGCGCGAACTCGAGCCGGGGATGGTGCGCTTCACCGCCGACGTGCCCACCGCGCAGGGCGTCGGTGCGTACAACCGCATGCGCGACCTCGCCACTGAGATCTTTGACGACAACGCCGCCGAGAAGGCCGCGACCGCAGACGGCCCCGACAGCGACGACGACGAGGAACCCGTCTACGACGAGCGCACGCATGCGCAGATCATGGCCGACGTCTTCTGTGACCTGTTGTTGACCAGTGCGGCGCACGGGCACGGCGCCGACGAGCACACGCGAGACGTTCTGAACGCGATAGCGCCGACCGTACACGTCACCGTGCCCGCCACGGCCTTGGCCGGCGAGACGGTCGGCGGCGCGAGCGTGGCTGGGTTCGGACCCATCGACGACGAGACAGCCAAGCACCTGGCCGCGATGGCGCCCGCGTGGATCCGGGTGTTCACCGATCCCTGCAGCGGGGTGCCGATCAGTGTGGATCGGTATCGGCCCTCTGCGAGGCAGCGCCTGTTCTTGGAAGTCAGAGACGAGCAGTGCCGGTTCCCCGGATGCCGTCGTCGTGCGCGCAAGTGCGACATCGATCACACCCGCGCACACGCCGAGGGCGGCCCCACCTGTCTGTGCAATCTCGAGCATCTCTGCGAGAGACACCACACCCTCAAGCACGAGACCGACTGGCTCGTCGACCAACTACCCGGCGGCATCCTCCGGTGGACGGCGCCGACGCTGCGCACACATGTCACCCGACCACCGGGCACCGTGAGATTCGATCCGGTAGCACTGATCGATCCCGATCCCCATCTCAAACACCAGCTGCGCCAGGCGCTGGCGCGCGACCCCGCGCCCTTCTGA
- a CDS encoding type II toxin-antitoxin system VapC family toxin yields MGDRAILIDSAVLLYAFGTAEGERSRSRAFVDRLAAADVRMYASTEMVQEFAHHRLRRTRDRRRAGREARDVMASMTILNFDREVLDLSLDLIERTAVRGRDAVHAATALAYGIEKIASPDPAFDGIPGLARIDPLADGSESVL; encoded by the coding sequence ATGGGTGACCGCGCGATCCTCATCGATTCCGCAGTCTTGTTGTACGCTTTCGGCACTGCTGAAGGCGAACGGAGCCGGTCTCGTGCTTTCGTTGATCGGCTCGCCGCCGCTGACGTGCGCATGTACGCGAGCACAGAGATGGTGCAGGAGTTCGCACACCACAGATTGCGACGCACCCGCGACCGACGTCGCGCAGGTCGCGAGGCGCGTGACGTCATGGCGAGCATGACGATACTGAACTTCGACCGCGAGGTGCTCGATCTCTCGCTCGATCTCATCGAACGCACGGCGGTGCGCGGGCGCGATGCCGTCCACGCGGCGACCGCGCTCGCCTACGGCATCGAGAAGATCGCCTCGCCCGATCCGGCATTCGACGGCATCCCCGGCCTGGCTCGCATCGATCCGCTGGCGGATGGCAGCGAGTCTGTTCTGTGA
- a CDS encoding ribbon-helix-helix protein, CopG family yields MTTLDRRVQVLFDEELYGRLVAEAREERISIGAFIRDAVDERLDRRRADVQAALHRLWASADEVPQPAEDWEDIKDDPLDRPVLRDNS; encoded by the coding sequence ATGACCACTCTCGACCGACGCGTGCAGGTGCTCTTCGACGAAGAGCTGTATGGCCGACTCGTCGCTGAGGCGCGTGAAGAACGGATAAGCATCGGCGCATTCATCCGTGATGCGGTCGATGAGAGGCTCGACCGGCGCCGTGCGGACGTTCAGGCGGCGCTCCACCGGCTGTGGGCGAGCGCCGACGAGGTCCCACAGCCTGCTGAGGATTGGGAAGACATCAAAGACGATCCGCTCGATCGACCGGTGCTGCGAGACAATTCGTGA